One window of the Flavobacteriaceae bacterium YJPT1-3 genome contains the following:
- a CDS encoding DUF2723 domain-containing protein, producing the protein MDNFNFSKWNKILGWLAFAIALLTYSLTVEPTASFWDAGEYISTSSKLEIGHPPGAPLYQMMGAFFSIFAPDSSYIALAVNYMSCLASAFAVLFLFWSLSLLLRRLLQRSDQKLTPVKAQAILASAFIGAVAFAFTDSFWFSAVEAEVYAMAICIMSILFYLGLLWERDMFKARGNRWLILISFIVGLSFGVHFMGLLTIPAIGFLYFFKNYKTVTLKNFLLANVIVVAVLMFIFKMLLPATLSFFGYLEVFFVNSIGLPFNSGTIIAGLLIVAAFYYALRLTRKKNYPQLNTVVLCILFILVGFSSWMMLPIRANAGTVINENNPNNARELLAYYNREQYPETHLFYGPQFTEIYGGLDPENPYTDAKPKYEKDETLGKYVIVNEWKNASQNTEDRHKAFLPRMWSTEHNANYMDFTGPLDFRIKPEYASNQDLQEIVNEFRSDVALGRVDYEGYDAFLKRVREYIIVDKPSAWSNLNYMFEFQFGYMFWRYLMWNYTGRQDDIQGKYNDLHGNWLSGVDFIDEARLGSQENLPSDVKNNKARNTYYFLPFLLGLLGLVFQFNRDRKNFWVLLVFFLFTGLALKVYLNERPFEPRERDYALVGSFYVFAMWIGFGVYALWDLLSEFIKKQKLKLSRKVLLPIVTVVCLLAVPVLLASQNWDDHDRSGRKTALSMARKYLDSVDQNAILFTIGDNDTFALWYVQEIEGYRTDVRVVNTSLINTDWYMDQMKRQAYESEPVPSMLSHAKYRYGTRDAIWYFPVTQDTMDVKDWLRWIASDDPRTQQELQSGTMVHTFPTKNIRIPVDKQAVLNNAIVPQADSIEIVDEIVIELTGDILYKNRLLMLDIVGNNEWKRPIYFTGGSFGDDDYLWMKDYLQLDGVCYKLVPIQTPVNPRNPYEMGRIDTDKFYTIAKSWYWGNSGDPDIYHDTETRTNSITYRGNMARAIEALIEEGDYVRAKELLDLAMEKMPVDLFGFYTLLEPYVSGYYTIGEPERARQIWQQLAEKYQEKLTYYSGWKETQQFQNAEEIYTTIERYRSLIDVLAQNRDEELLPQEAEKFNNYLTRFPFLYDDGTEDEPLPDLLQDNSIPVPIDSAQE; encoded by the coding sequence ATGGATAACTTCAATTTTTCGAAGTGGAATAAAATACTGGGCTGGCTCGCTTTTGCCATTGCTTTACTTACCTATAGCCTGACGGTTGAGCCTACGGCCAGCTTCTGGGATGCCGGAGAATACATCTCCACCTCCTCCAAATTAGAGATCGGCCATCCCCCGGGAGCTCCGCTTTATCAAATGATGGGTGCGTTCTTCTCCATCTTCGCCCCAGACAGTTCCTACATCGCTTTGGCGGTAAACTACATGTCTTGTCTGGCCAGTGCCTTTGCTGTTCTTTTTCTGTTTTGGTCCCTAAGCCTACTCCTCCGTCGCCTACTCCAGCGTAGCGATCAAAAATTAACCCCCGTTAAAGCGCAAGCCATTCTCGCCAGTGCATTCATCGGCGCTGTGGCCTTTGCATTTACCGATAGCTTTTGGTTCAGTGCCGTAGAAGCAGAAGTATACGCCATGGCGATCTGTATCATGTCTATATTATTCTATCTGGGCCTCCTCTGGGAACGCGATATGTTTAAAGCACGTGGTAACCGCTGGCTGATCCTGATCTCATTCATCGTCGGTCTTTCTTTCGGGGTCCACTTTATGGGACTACTGACCATCCCGGCCATCGGATTTCTTTACTTTTTCAAGAATTACAAAACCGTCACCCTCAAAAATTTTCTGCTGGCCAACGTCATTGTGGTCGCTGTTCTCATGTTTATCTTTAAAATGCTGCTGCCGGCAACGCTGTCCTTCTTTGGCTACCTGGAAGTGTTCTTTGTCAATTCCATCGGACTGCCGTTCAACAGCGGAACCATCATCGCCGGATTGCTCATTGTTGCCGCCTTTTATTATGCCTTGCGCTTGACGCGAAAGAAAAACTACCCCCAACTCAATACGGTGGTACTCTGCATCCTGTTTATCCTGGTAGGTTTCTCCAGCTGGATGATGCTTCCCATCCGGGCCAATGCAGGTACCGTGATCAACGAAAATAACCCCAATAATGCCCGGGAACTGCTGGCCTACTACAACCGGGAGCAGTATCCAGAAACGCATCTGTTTTACGGGCCTCAATTTACAGAGATCTACGGCGGACTCGATCCTGAAAATCCCTATACCGATGCTAAACCCAAGTATGAAAAAGACGAGACTCTGGGCAAGTACGTGATCGTCAATGAGTGGAAGAATGCATCCCAAAATACGGAAGACCGGCACAAAGCCTTCCTTCCTCGTATGTGGAGCACAGAACACAATGCCAACTACATGGACTTTACCGGTCCTTTAGATTTCAGGATCAAACCGGAATACGCTTCTAATCAGGACCTACAGGAGATCGTCAACGAATTCCGATCGGACGTGGCCCTGGGCCGTGTGGATTATGAAGGCTATGATGCCTTTCTCAAGCGGGTTCGGGAATATATAATAGTCGATAAGCCTTCTGCCTGGTCCAACCTCAACTATATGTTCGAATTTCAGTTCGGCTATATGTTCTGGCGCTACCTGATGTGGAATTATACCGGACGCCAGGATGACATTCAGGGGAAATACAATGATCTTCACGGAAATTGGCTCAGCGGGGTCGACTTTATCGATGAAGCCCGATTGGGAAGCCAGGAAAATCTGCCCAGCGATGTCAAAAACAACAAAGCGCGAAATACCTATTACTTTCTACCCTTCCTACTCGGACTCTTAGGACTGGTCTTTCAATTCAATCGGGACCGAAAGAATTTTTGGGTGCTGCTGGTCTTTTTCTTATTCACCGGATTGGCCCTTAAAGTGTACCTCAATGAACGCCCCTTCGAACCTCGGGAACGGGATTACGCCCTGGTGGGCTCCTTCTATGTGTTTGCCATGTGGATTGGTTTTGGCGTCTACGCGCTCTGGGACCTTCTCAGTGAATTCATCAAGAAACAAAAGCTCAAGCTCAGTAGAAAAGTGCTTTTACCCATTGTCACTGTAGTCTGTTTGCTGGCGGTGCCCGTCTTACTCGCCTCACAGAACTGGGACGATCACGATCGCTCCGGACGTAAGACCGCACTTTCTATGGCTCGGAAATACCTGGACTCCGTAGACCAAAATGCCATACTATTCACCATCGGAGATAATGACACTTTTGCGCTGTGGTATGTGCAAGAAATTGAAGGCTACCGCACCGATGTACGGGTGGTGAATACCAGCCTGATCAATACGGACTGGTATATGGATCAAATGAAAAGGCAGGCCTACGAGTCGGAGCCCGTCCCTTCTATGCTTTCCCATGCCAAGTACCGCTACGGAACCCGAGATGCCATTTGGTATTTCCCCGTCACTCAGGACACCATGGATGTTAAAGACTGGTTACGCTGGATCGCCAGTGATGACCCCAGAACGCAGCAAGAATTGCAGAGCGGGACCATGGTACATACCTTCCCGACCAAGAACATTCGCATCCCTGTCGATAAGCAGGCGGTGCTGAATAATGCTATCGTACCCCAAGCCGACAGTATCGAAATCGTGGATGAGATCGTCATTGAATTGACCGGAGATATCTTGTACAAAAACCGACTTCTGATGCTCGATATCGTAGGGAATAACGAATGGAAAAGACCCATTTACTTTACCGGGGGAAGCTTTGGCGATGACGACTATCTCTGGATGAAAGATTACCTGCAGTTGGATGGCGTTTGCTATAAACTGGTCCCTATCCAGACTCCGGTCAATCCCCGCAATCCTTACGAAATGGGACGGATTGATACGGACAAATTCTATACAATCGCTAAAAGCTGGTACTGGGGAAATAGCGGCGATCCGGATATCTACCACGATACTGAAACCCGCACCAATTCGATCACCTATCGAGGCAATATGGCCCGTGCCATTGAAGCCCTGATCGAAGAAGGAGACTATGTGCGTGCCAAAGAGTTACTCGATCTGGCTATGGAGAAAATGCCGGTGGATCTGTTTGGGTTCTATACGCTATTGGAGCCCTACGTTAGTGGATACTATACCATTGGAGAACCCGAGCGTGCCCGCCAGATCTGGCAGCAATTGGCTGAGAAATATCAGGAGAAATTGACCTATTACAGCGGCTGGAAAGAAACACAACAGTTTCAAAATGCCGAAGAGATCTATACCACCATTGAACGCTATCGCAGTTTGATTGATGTTTTGGCACAGAACAGAGATGAGGAATTGCTTCCTCAAGAGGCTGAAAAGTTCAATAACTACCTGACCCGATTCCCCTTTTTGTATGATGACGGTACTGAGGACGAGCCTTTACCCGATCTGCTTCAAGATAACAGCATCCCGGTACCCATAGATTCGGCTCAAGAATAA
- a CDS encoding polysaccharide deacetylase family protein: MGAFIPLPVRVPLWIQWLYPRYIWHLPAKEKVVYLTFDDGPIPEVTPWVLDLLDTYDAQATFFCIGENVLKHPELFQSLEERGHAVGNHTQHHLHGWKSTVQEYVKDVQDADRAFAKALQQGAPNTPQENNSEGSYRLFRPPYGKIKRKQARALENLGYRIIMYEVIAKDWDARLNGYQCTANVLKHVRPGSLVVFHDSIKAQKNLRDCLPQILSAMQKQGYRFKRIPVLSQ, from the coding sequence ATGGGGGCATTTATTCCGTTACCGGTGCGTGTCCCCTTATGGATTCAATGGCTTTATCCCAGGTATATTTGGCACCTGCCTGCCAAAGAAAAGGTGGTCTATCTCACCTTTGACGACGGACCAATTCCGGAAGTTACTCCCTGGGTACTTGATCTGCTGGACACCTATGACGCACAGGCCACTTTCTTTTGTATCGGGGAAAACGTATTGAAGCATCCGGAGCTATTCCAAAGCCTGGAGGAACGCGGTCATGCGGTAGGTAATCATACCCAACACCACCTTCACGGATGGAAGAGTACAGTGCAGGAATACGTTAAGGACGTGCAGGACGCTGATCGCGCTTTCGCGAAAGCGCTACAGCAGGGGGCGCCCAACACACCCCAAGAGAACAATTCCGAAGGGAGCTATCGACTTTTCAGGCCACCCTATGGGAAGATCAAAAGAAAGCAAGCCCGAGCCCTGGAGAATCTGGGTTACCGGATCATCATGTATGAGGTCATCGCTAAGGACTGGGACGCCCGATTGAATGGCTATCAATGCACCGCTAATGTCCTGAAACACGTGCGTCCGGGAAGTCTGGTCGTTTTTCACGACAGTATAAAGGCTCAAAAAAATTTAAGGGACTGTTTGCCGCAAATACTCTCAGCAATGCAAAAACAGGGCTATCGCTTTAAACGTATTCCTGTACTAAGCCAATAA
- a CDS encoding thioredoxin family protein: MSKFGELIDLDIPVLLDFYTEWSEPSTAMHPVLRDVAAALGDKAKVIKIDIDKNSELAEALRIKGLPTLMIYKDGEMKWRQSGEQDANTLIGLVQEYV, translated from the coding sequence ATGTCAAAATTTGGAGAGCTGATCGATCTGGATATTCCGGTCTTACTCGATTTTTATACGGAATGGAGTGAGCCTTCCACAGCCATGCATCCGGTGCTGCGCGATGTCGCTGCTGCTTTGGGCGACAAAGCCAAGGTCATTAAGATCGATATCGATAAGAATAGTGAGTTGGCGGAAGCCTTACGGATCAAAGGCTTACCTACGCTTATGATCTACAAAGACGGAGAGATGAAATGGCGGCAAAGCGGTGAGCAAGATGCCAACACCCTTATTGGCTTAGTACAGGAATACGTTTAA
- a CDS encoding metallophosphoesterase has product MRWILPLVFYILIDIYAFQALKTVTDNKWIHYAYLALSLLVLGNVFYQTLTPSEVRLSSARSYAFGLLLALVVPKLLIVIFMFGEDVLRGIVSVYERFVGGEDRLTLPSRRKFVSTLALTVAAIPFASLLYGMYRGKYNFRVLEYELTFPDLPDAFDGYQITQISDIHSGSFDNFKEIEYAVNLINEQGSDAILFTGDLVNNKAEEMNPWKELFGQLTASDGVYSVLGNHDYGDYVSWESQQAKERNLEDLKSLQREMGWDLLLNEHRYIERQGDRLALVGVENWGAGGFKKKGDLDRAVEPLHPDDFTILLSHDPSHWKEKVQSHPKKVHLTLSGHTHGMQFGIEIPGWIKWSPVQYRYEHWAGIYSDSEQFINVNRGLGFLGYPGRVGIWPEISVIRLKKSGKA; this is encoded by the coding sequence ATGCGCTGGATCCTTCCTCTGGTCTTTTACATTCTGATCGATATTTATGCATTTCAGGCTCTCAAGACGGTCACTGATAATAAATGGATTCACTATGCCTATCTGGCTCTTTCTCTCCTGGTTCTTGGAAATGTGTTTTATCAGACGCTTACCCCTTCGGAAGTGCGCTTATCCAGTGCCCGAAGCTATGCCTTTGGCTTGCTCTTGGCGCTGGTTGTGCCGAAACTGTTGATCGTGATCTTTATGTTTGGTGAAGATGTGCTGAGAGGTATCGTCAGTGTTTATGAACGCTTCGTTGGCGGTGAAGACCGACTTACCCTGCCTTCCCGTCGTAAATTTGTGAGTACATTGGCCCTAACGGTCGCAGCCATTCCATTTGCCTCCCTGCTTTACGGGATGTACCGTGGTAAATACAATTTTCGGGTATTGGAATACGAACTCACCTTTCCCGATCTACCGGATGCCTTCGATGGATATCAGATCACACAAATCAGTGATATCCACAGCGGGAGTTTTGATAATTTCAAGGAAATTGAATATGCCGTCAATCTGATTAACGAGCAGGGCAGTGATGCCATATTATTTACCGGTGATCTGGTCAACAATAAGGCCGAAGAAATGAATCCCTGGAAGGAATTGTTTGGTCAACTCACTGCCAGCGACGGGGTGTACTCTGTATTGGGAAATCACGATTACGGAGATTATGTGAGCTGGGAATCACAGCAGGCCAAAGAGCGCAATCTTGAAGATCTTAAGAGCCTACAACGGGAGATGGGCTGGGACCTGCTGCTCAATGAACATCGCTACATCGAGCGGCAAGGAGACCGATTGGCTTTAGTGGGTGTAGAGAATTGGGGAGCCGGGGGCTTCAAAAAAAAGGGGGATCTGGATCGTGCGGTGGAGCCACTGCACCCCGATGATTTCACTATTTTATTGAGTCACGACCCCAGTCACTGGAAGGAAAAAGTACAGTCTCATCCCAAAAAAGTGCATCTAACCCTGAGTGGTCACACCCATGGCATGCAATTCGGTATCGAAATTCCCGGATGGATCAAGTGGAGCCCGGTGCAGTACCGGTATGAGCATTGGGCCGGTATTTACAGTGATTCAGAACAATTTATCAATGTCAATCGCGGATTGGGTTTCCTGGGCTATCCGGGAAGAGTAGGCATCTGGCCGGAAATATCCGTCATAAGACTTAAAAAAAGCGGTAAAGCGTAA
- a CDS encoding N(4)-(beta-N-acetylglucosaminyl)-L-asparaginase — protein MKRRKFIQQTALGAAAVTSGANLLSCTSNQKQTVMNSSNTPIAICTWAFRQANATAGQQLLAGKSALDSAIEGVAVEERNLKNTTVGKGGAPDREGHVTLDACVMAPDGNCGAVVFVEGYTAVAALARDVMLKTPHVMLAGDGAEAFAKAQGYTQEDQLTPESEAAWKEWLKTENYQPIINIENHDTIGMLCLDQDGDLAGACTTSGLSYKMRGRVGDSPIIGSGLFVDNEVGAAVGTGMGEEIMKTVGSFLIVELIRNGMSPQAACEEAVRRTVKRNPASDYQVAYIAINKQGETGGFCIHEGFNFMKFSNGDNKTVKAPFLRKKEQ, from the coding sequence ATGAAACGCAGAAAATTCATTCAGCAAACCGCCCTTGGTGCAGCGGCGGTGACCTCCGGAGCAAATCTGCTGAGCTGTACTTCCAATCAAAAACAAACCGTTATGAATTCATCCAATACTCCTATTGCCATTTGTACCTGGGCTTTTCGTCAGGCAAATGCCACTGCCGGACAGCAATTGCTCGCCGGTAAAAGCGCCTTAGACAGCGCCATCGAAGGTGTAGCTGTAGAAGAACGCAATCTCAAAAACACCACTGTGGGTAAAGGAGGAGCCCCTGACCGCGAAGGACACGTCACTCTGGACGCCTGCGTCATGGCGCCTGATGGGAATTGCGGCGCTGTCGTTTTTGTGGAGGGCTATACGGCTGTGGCCGCACTGGCTCGTGATGTAATGCTGAAGACCCCTCATGTGATGCTCGCCGGAGATGGGGCAGAAGCTTTCGCGAAAGCACAGGGATACACCCAAGAAGATCAGTTGACCCCGGAATCTGAGGCCGCCTGGAAAGAATGGCTAAAAACAGAAAACTATCAACCCATCATCAATATTGAAAACCACGACACCATTGGTATGCTCTGTTTAGATCAGGACGGAGACCTGGCCGGGGCTTGCACCACCAGCGGACTGTCCTATAAAATGCGCGGCCGGGTGGGTGACTCCCCCATCATTGGATCAGGACTTTTTGTGGATAACGAAGTGGGTGCAGCCGTGGGAACAGGAATGGGCGAAGAGATCATGAAAACGGTAGGCAGCTTTTTAATTGTAGAGTTAATCCGCAATGGAATGAGTCCGCAAGCTGCCTGCGAAGAGGCCGTGCGAAGAACCGTCAAAAGAAATCCGGCTTCGGACTATCAGGTGGCCTATATCGCGATCAATAAGCAGGGAGAAACGGGTGGTTTTTGCATACACGAAGGATTTAATTTCATGAAATTTTCCAATGGGGATAATAAAACCGTAAAAGCACCGTTTTTAAGGAAGAAAGAGCAATAA
- a CDS encoding transferrin receptor-like dimerization domain-containing protein, producing MFRNYLSLLLALSLTSLFAQQKLTGFTPKNAPAQLALEQDYASSLETDNLDEWMQYMAAQPHWVGTAYGEELAQWMKKQFQSWGYEARIDTYQVLFPYPKVRELTLTAPSTYKAKLTAVPVEGDEFTAQGDALLPSYNAFSTDGDVEAELVFVNYGVPKDYEELEKLGIDVKGKIVIAKYYGSWRGIKPKLAAEKGAIGCIIYSDPKDDGYVAGDVYPKGAYKNKTGVQRGSVMDMPLYPGDVLTPGYGATKEAKRLDRSEAPTITKIPVLPISYEDAQPLLAALEGPVAPDSWKGGLPITYHIGPGPARVHLKLEFDWQLKPAHNVIATLKGSQYPNQWVMRGNHHDAWVHGANDPISGMVALLEEARAIGTLAKKGKKPKRTLVYCAWDAEEPGLIGSTEWVEDHKQELQQKAVIYVNTDGNGRGFLRAGGSHSLEQLVTEVAEVTTDPQTEVSVKERHIARKLIAGGEDSFNLSALGSGSDYTPFIQHAGIAALNLSFGGENGGGEYHTIYDTYPHYTRFKDPGFHYGVALAEVAGRITLRMANADVLPFEFTSWHTTVKGYLSEIMKETESMRDAVNKHNKLVEKNAYLLAADPKEAFAKPESKERIPYIDFSPIQNQLEKLEASIAAFSTMQASELTVAQQNKLNELLMDAEQQLTSKEGLPRRSWYKHQIYAPGFYTGYGVKTLPGVREAIEQKNWQEAQQQIEKLAETLNQFHAHLQKMNAIAKP from the coding sequence ATGTTTCGCAATTACCTCTCCCTGCTTTTAGCACTCAGTCTGACCTCCCTTTTCGCCCAACAGAAATTAACCGGTTTCACTCCAAAAAACGCGCCCGCTCAGCTGGCACTGGAACAGGATTATGCCTCTAGCCTGGAAACGGATAACCTGGATGAATGGATGCAATATATGGCGGCACAACCGCATTGGGTAGGAACTGCCTACGGCGAGGAACTTGCTCAATGGATGAAAAAACAATTTCAATCCTGGGGCTATGAGGCCCGAATTGATACCTATCAGGTACTCTTTCCCTATCCGAAGGTTCGCGAACTCACCCTTACCGCCCCTTCAACCTACAAGGCCAAGCTTACGGCGGTTCCGGTAGAAGGAGATGAATTTACAGCCCAGGGAGATGCCTTGCTGCCCAGCTATAATGCCTTCTCTACTGATGGTGATGTGGAAGCGGAACTCGTGTTTGTCAACTATGGGGTTCCTAAAGACTATGAGGAATTAGAAAAATTGGGAATTGATGTCAAGGGTAAGATCGTCATCGCCAAGTACTATGGCTCCTGGCGTGGGATCAAACCTAAATTAGCTGCAGAGAAAGGCGCAATAGGCTGCATCATCTATTCGGATCCTAAAGATGACGGCTATGTAGCCGGAGATGTATACCCAAAAGGGGCCTACAAAAACAAAACCGGAGTCCAGCGGGGCTCGGTCATGGATATGCCACTCTACCCGGGAGATGTCCTTACACCGGGGTATGGAGCCACCAAAGAGGCAAAACGACTGGATCGTTCAGAAGCCCCTACCATCACCAAGATTCCCGTACTTCCTATTTCCTACGAAGATGCCCAACCCTTGTTGGCCGCCTTGGAAGGACCGGTAGCGCCTGATTCCTGGAAAGGAGGACTTCCCATTACCTATCATATCGGTCCCGGACCGGCACGGGTCCATTTAAAACTGGAATTCGACTGGCAGTTAAAACCGGCGCATAATGTGATTGCAACCCTGAAAGGCAGCCAGTACCCCAATCAGTGGGTGATGCGCGGAAATCACCACGATGCCTGGGTACACGGCGCTAATGACCCTATCAGTGGTATGGTCGCACTGCTGGAAGAAGCACGCGCCATTGGAACTCTTGCCAAAAAAGGTAAAAAGCCAAAGCGCACCTTAGTGTATTGCGCCTGGGATGCTGAAGAGCCCGGACTCATTGGCTCGACGGAATGGGTGGAAGACCACAAACAAGAATTACAGCAAAAAGCGGTAATTTATGTAAATACGGACGGGAATGGGCGCGGCTTTCTAAGAGCAGGCGGCTCTCACAGTCTGGAGCAATTGGTCACGGAAGTGGCAGAAGTGACCACAGACCCTCAAACGGAGGTATCGGTCAAAGAGCGGCACATTGCCAGAAAACTGATCGCCGGGGGTGAAGATAGTTTTAACCTGAGTGCTTTGGGCTCGGGGTCTGATTATACGCCTTTTATTCAACACGCCGGGATTGCTGCCTTAAATCTGAGTTTTGGAGGCGAAAACGGCGGAGGAGAATACCACACCATTTACGACACCTATCCGCATTACACCCGCTTTAAGGACCCTGGTTTTCACTACGGAGTGGCCCTGGCTGAAGTGGCGGGTAGAATTACTTTGCGCATGGCCAATGCTGATGTGCTCCCCTTTGAATTTACATCCTGGCATACGACCGTTAAGGGATACTTAAGCGAGATCATGAAAGAGACCGAATCCATGCGCGACGCGGTGAACAAACACAACAAATTGGTCGAAAAGAATGCCTACCTGCTCGCAGCTGATCCCAAGGAAGCTTTCGCGAAACCAGAATCCAAAGAACGTATTCCGTACATCGACTTCTCTCCGATACAAAACCAGCTCGAAAAGCTGGAGGCCAGTATTGCCGCCTTTTCTACAATGCAAGCCAGTGAGCTCACGGTAGCCCAACAAAATAAGCTGAATGAACTGCTCATGGATGCAGAACAGCAACTGACCTCAAAAGAGGGTCTTCCGCGCAGATCCTGGTACAAGCATCAGATTTATGCTCCCGGTTTCTACACCGGATATGGCGTGAAGACCTTGCCCGGAGTGCGAGAAGCGATCGAACAAAAGAACTGGCAGGAGGCGCAACAACAGATTGAAAAATTAGCGGAAACCTTAAATCAGTTCCATGCGCACCTTCAAAAAATGAATGCGATCGCCAAGCCGTAG